A window from Candidatus Dadabacteria bacterium encodes these proteins:
- the folD gene encoding bifunctional methylenetetrahydrofolate dehydrogenase/methenyltetrahydrofolate cyclohydrolase FolD produces the protein MSKIMDGKKVSQDIKEWIIQRTQELKDRTGVMPGLASILVGDDPASEIYVRNKRRACGRCGMLSEEYNLPEETTEEELLSLIERLNSDEKIHGILVQLPLPIHMNQAKVIRTVSPDKDVDGFHPENIGKLFQENPSAISCTPYGIEKILDYYGIEILGKHVVVVGKSNIVGKPAAALMLNRDATVTIAHIETQNLSSITTMADILIVAIGDPQFIKKEMIKDGAVLIDVGINRNESGKIIGDIDFEDVKEKASYITPVPGGVGPMTITMLLWNTLEAAEILVLGE, from the coding sequence ATGTCTAAAATCATGGATGGCAAAAAGGTCTCTCAAGACATTAAAGAATGGATCATCCAAAGGACCCAGGAACTTAAAGACCGCACGGGAGTAATGCCCGGTCTTGCTTCCATTCTGGTCGGCGACGATCCCGCGTCCGAAATATACGTGAGGAACAAGAGAAGGGCGTGCGGAAGATGTGGAATGCTTTCAGAAGAATACAATCTTCCGGAGGAAACCACTGAAGAGGAGCTTCTTTCGCTGATCGAGCGCCTCAACTCGGATGAAAAGATTCACGGCATACTGGTACAGCTTCCCCTTCCGATCCATATGAACCAAGCAAAAGTGATAAGAACGGTGTCTCCTGACAAAGATGTCGACGGATTTCATCCCGAGAACATCGGAAAACTGTTCCAGGAAAATCCTAGCGCTATCTCCTGCACCCCGTACGGAATAGAAAAAATTCTCGATTACTACGGCATAGAGATATTGGGCAAGCACGTAGTGGTCGTGGGAAAAAGCAACATAGTTGGAAAACCCGCGGCGGCCTTGATGCTCAACAGGGACGCCACCGTCACCATAGCCCATATCGAAACTCAAAACCTCTCGTCTATAACCACCATGGCGGACATACTGATAGTCGCAATAGGAGATCCGCAATTCATAAAAAAGGAGATGATAAAGGACGGAGCCGTTTTAATCGATGTCGGAATCAACAGGAACGAGAGCGGAAAGATCATCGGCGACATTGACTTTGAGGACGTAAAGGAAAAAGCCTCTTACATAACCCCCGTTCCCGGCGGGGTGGGTCCGATGACCATAACCATGCTTCTTTGGAACACGCTTGAGGCGGCGGAGATATTGGTGCTGGGCGAGTAG
- a CDS encoding 4a-hydroxytetrahydrobiopterin dehydratase — translation MALLTEKEISSALEGLQGWQKKGEEIEKTFVLRNFVDSMGFVNKVALLSERADHHPDILIRWNKVSITLSTHSEGGITEKDLSLAGEIEKAL, via the coding sequence ATGGCACTTTTAACCGAAAAAGAAATTTCTTCCGCGCTCGAGGGCCTTCAGGGCTGGCAGAAGAAGGGAGAAGAAATAGAAAAGACGTTTGTTCTCAGAAATTTCGTCGATTCCATGGGTTTTGTGAACAAGGTCGCGCTTCTCTCAGAAAGGGCAGACCACCACCCCGACATCCTCATACGGTGGAACAAGGTTTCCATCACCCTTTCAACCCATAGCGAAGGCGGAATCACGGAAAAGGACCTGAGTCTGGCGGGGGAAATAGAAAAGGCACTCTGA
- a CDS encoding RNA-directed DNA polymerase: MPRDRHPVINISPIAKVSSLASLLSIKESDLLYIAANVDRFHRPGKELKKRNGEPRQTHDAEQRLKIIHGRINNRILKKVDYPYYLQGGIADKKRSRGCRANAIIHSRKKLIITEDIKDFFPCTSKRIVKGIWQYCFRFHPEIADILTRLTIYQNQLPQGWKTSSYLANLVFWDKEPDLVSLLEQRGYSYSRYMDDITVSSGHYINNHQKNYIISKVYEMLFSKGFAPKRSKHEIVSQSQRMDITGLVVNRKNPTVLKSKRRGVRVGVFKLEELPINNRSDADYRECWEHLSGLVSYISAYHPKEGKKLRARLRNIKPNR, encoded by the coding sequence ATGCCCAGAGATAGACATCCCGTTATAAACATTTCCCCTATCGCTAAGGTTTCCTCTCTGGCTTCATTACTTTCGATCAAGGAATCCGATTTGCTGTATATTGCCGCAAATGTGGATCGGTTTCACAGGCCGGGGAAGGAGCTTAAAAAAAGAAACGGGGAACCACGGCAAACCCATGACGCGGAGCAACGGCTGAAAATCATACATGGGAGAATTAACAACCGAATACTTAAAAAAGTCGATTACCCATACTATTTACAGGGTGGAATAGCAGACAAAAAACGGTCTCGAGGCTGTCGTGCTAACGCCATTATTCATTCCAGAAAGAAGTTGATTATCACTGAGGATATAAAGGATTTTTTCCCCTGTACAAGCAAAAGAATTGTTAAAGGAATTTGGCAATACTGCTTCCGATTTCATCCCGAAATAGCCGATATCCTGACCCGTCTGACCATCTACCAGAACCAACTCCCCCAAGGCTGGAAAACCAGTTCATACTTGGCGAACTTAGTATTTTGGGACAAAGAACCGGATTTGGTGTCTTTACTTGAGCAACGGGGTTATTCCTACAGCCGTTATATGGACGACATTACCGTATCAAGCGGGCATTATATAAACAACCACCAAAAGAACTACATAATATCAAAAGTTTACGAAATGCTTTTTTCCAAAGGGTTCGCACCAAAGCGCAGCAAGCATGAAATAGTCAGTCAGAGTCAGCGAATGGATATTACGGGCTTGGTGGTAAACAGGAAAAATCCGACGGTCTTAAAGAGCAAACGCAGGGGAGTGCGAGTAGGCGTATTCAAACTGGAGGAACTGCCAATAAATAATCGTTCAGATGCTGATTATCGTGAATGCTGGGAGCATTTGTCTGGATTGGTAAGTTATATAAGCGCTTACCATCCTAAAGAAGGTAAAAAGCTACGTGCTCGGTTACGTAATATAAAGCCGAATAGGTAG
- a CDS encoding helix-turn-helix transcriptional regulator, producing the protein MINATILFIFYSLIMNLGATIKQCRSLRKMTQSQLADAAGLSVSHLCLLEKNERQPSISAIESIARTLEIPLSVLIFLAAEKEEVPELTAKHIEDLSRHIIGLMKLHAQR; encoded by the coding sequence ATGATTAACGCAACAATCCTTTTTATTTTTTACAGCCTGATCATGAATCTTGGTGCAACTATAAAACAGTGTCGGAGTTTGCGTAAGATGACTCAGTCTCAGCTGGCCGATGCAGCCGGTCTGTCTGTTTCTCATCTTTGCCTTCTGGAAAAAAACGAGCGTCAGCCCAGTATTTCAGCTATAGAGTCAATAGCGCGAACTCTGGAAATACCTCTAAGCGTTCTTATTTTCTTGGCTGCGGAAAAAGAAGAAGTCCCCGAGTTAACAGCAAAGCATATTGAAGACCTGTCAAGACACATAATAGGTTTAATGAAATTACATGCCCAGAGATAG
- the folK gene encoding 2-amino-4-hydroxy-6-hydroxymethyldihydropteridine diphosphokinase → MSEPEVSPSVVFIGVGANLGPVRENFTRALRSIEKRARVVAVSSLYESDPVGPQDQPKFTNAVVKAETELSPFELLDYLKTIEREIGRKKTKRWGPRVIDLDIIFYGDLVITTDSLVIPHPRAHERRFVLEPMLEIDPAAWHPAKNMAVRDICSGLGDSQAISKTDGPEVLL, encoded by the coding sequence TTGAGCGAACCCGAAGTTTCGCCGAGTGTCGTTTTCATAGGTGTCGGAGCCAACCTCGGCCCCGTGCGCGAGAATTTCACCCGCGCGCTGAGGAGTATAGAAAAGCGCGCGCGCGTGGTGGCAGTATCCTCCCTTTACGAATCGGATCCCGTGGGACCGCAGGATCAGCCGAAGTTCACAAACGCTGTCGTTAAGGCGGAAACGGAACTCTCTCCTTTTGAGCTTCTTGATTACCTCAAGACAATCGAAAGGGAGATCGGGAGGAAAAAAACGAAGAGGTGGGGACCCAGGGTGATAGATCTTGACATAATCTTCTACGGAGACCTTGTAATAACCACGGATTCCTTGGTAATTCCTCACCCGAGGGCCCACGAAAGAAGATTTGTCCTTGAGCCCATGCTCGAGATAGACCCGGCCGCCTGGCATCCTGCAAAGAACATGGCGGTAAGGGATATATGTTCCGGCCTCGGGGATTCGCAGGCGATTTCGAAAACCGATGGCCCCGAGGTGCTTCTCTGA
- the secA gene encoding preprotein translocase subunit SecA yields the protein MISYVLKKIVGSQNEREVKRLGVLAERINTLEETLVKVPTAELRAKTSQLRELIHSRVGTNGNPSDEKYFAEMERVLEDILPEAFAAVREASRRTIAMRHFDVQMIGGMVLHRGRIAEMRTGEGKTLVAVLPLYLNALTGLGSHLITVNDYLAARDATWMSPIFMVLDMKVGVINHDASYVLAWEDPKRAEESIEKNLTAWPNEYLANDVLPEKNLDIINSFKTCLEPSTRQDSYQADITYGTNNEFGFDYLRDNMKFSLESYVQRGHNFAIVDEVDSILIDEARTPLIISGPSEDSTDLYYKVDKVVKTLSGKTDFTVDEKTRQVDLTEEGVSKVERALDVPNLYDPVNLKVLHHVNQSLRANALFNLDVDYMMQDGKVVIVDEFTGRLMPGRRWSDGLHQAVEAKEGVEIESENQTMATITIQNYFRMYRKLAGMTGTADTEAFEFSHIYDLDVTVIPTHKPLIRKDYEDVVYRTEREKFNAACAEIKEMNSAGRPVLVGTSSIEQSEKLGAYLEKMGLSHNVLNAKQHGKEAEIVAQAGRIGAITIATNMAGRGTDILLGGNPEFLAMDILRKEFRVQPEEADPKQYEEALFEAKSICDSEKEKVKELGGLHILSVERHEARRIDNQFRGRAGRQGDDGSSRFYVSLEDDLMRIFASERITGVMDKLGWEEGEPIEHSMISKSIENAQKKVEGRNFDIRKHLLRYDDVLNTQRDVVYRQRREILEGGESLREIVFTSSEDIVRESVGSYLAGREDRPESDFSELCEVIGRIFGTEIEIEASGKADGEVITEEVTGKLIAAYREKEERIGSENLSQVERYVMLQHIDYLWKDHLLNMDHLREGVGLRGYAQKDPLREYTKEGFDMFALMMDKFRMDVCSNLFRIQPASEEQIEELERRRELEEKKMVLGRGEGAEEKAKTPVRRTQKKVGRNDPCPCGSGKKYKKCCGR from the coding sequence ATGATTTCTTACGTCCTGAAAAAGATAGTCGGCTCGCAGAACGAAAGAGAGGTAAAGAGGCTCGGCGTTCTGGCAGAGAGAATAAACACCCTTGAAGAAACGCTGGTTAAGGTTCCCACAGCGGAACTTCGCGCAAAGACCTCGCAACTCCGGGAACTGATACACTCCCGTGTCGGCACAAACGGAAACCCGTCCGACGAGAAATATTTTGCCGAGATGGAAAGGGTTCTTGAGGATATCCTGCCGGAGGCGTTCGCCGCTGTGAGGGAAGCGTCGAGAAGAACGATAGCCATGAGGCATTTCGACGTTCAGATGATAGGGGGGATGGTTCTTCACAGAGGCAGGATAGCCGAGATGAGAACCGGGGAAGGAAAGACACTGGTCGCCGTCCTGCCCCTTTACCTAAACGCCCTCACCGGGCTCGGTTCCCACCTTATCACCGTGAACGATTACCTGGCCGCCAGGGATGCCACCTGGATGTCGCCGATTTTTATGGTCCTGGACATGAAGGTGGGAGTTATAAATCACGACGCCTCCTACGTGCTTGCCTGGGAGGACCCCAAGCGGGCCGAAGAGTCGATAGAGAAAAACCTGACCGCGTGGCCAAACGAGTATCTGGCAAACGACGTTCTTCCCGAAAAAAACCTCGACATCATAAATTCCTTCAAGACCTGCCTTGAGCCTTCAACTAGGCAGGATTCCTATCAGGCGGATATTACCTACGGCACCAACAACGAGTTCGGTTTCGACTACTTGCGCGACAACATGAAGTTTTCCCTTGAGAGCTACGTTCAGCGCGGCCACAATTTCGCCATAGTGGACGAAGTCGACAGCATTCTCATAGACGAGGCTAGAACCCCGCTTATAATCTCGGGGCCTTCGGAAGACTCGACCGATCTTTACTACAAGGTGGACAAGGTGGTGAAGACGCTCTCCGGGAAGACCGATTTCACGGTGGACGAGAAAACAAGGCAGGTGGATCTTACCGAGGAGGGGGTTTCCAAGGTGGAGAGGGCGCTTGACGTCCCGAATCTCTACGACCCCGTCAATCTCAAGGTTCTCCACCATGTTAACCAGTCGCTTCGCGCCAATGCCCTTTTCAACCTCGACGTCGACTACATGATGCAGGACGGGAAGGTGGTGATAGTCGACGAGTTCACGGGAAGGCTCATGCCGGGGCGCAGATGGAGCGACGGGCTTCACCAGGCGGTTGAGGCCAAGGAAGGGGTGGAAATCGAAAGCGAGAACCAGACGATGGCTACCATAACCATCCAGAACTATTTCAGGATGTACAGAAAGCTTGCCGGCATGACGGGTACCGCCGACACGGAAGCGTTTGAGTTCAGCCACATATACGATCTTGACGTCACCGTGATACCGACCCACAAGCCGCTTATAAGGAAGGATTACGAAGATGTTGTCTACAGGACCGAGCGCGAGAAGTTCAACGCCGCGTGCGCTGAGATAAAGGAAATGAATTCCGCCGGCCGGCCGGTGCTTGTCGGCACATCATCGATCGAGCAGTCGGAAAAACTGGGCGCCTACCTTGAGAAGATGGGTCTTAGCCACAACGTGCTTAACGCCAAGCAGCATGGGAAAGAGGCCGAGATTGTCGCCCAGGCGGGCAGGATAGGAGCCATAACCATAGCGACCAACATGGCGGGGAGGGGAACTGACATACTGCTCGGCGGAAACCCCGAGTTCCTTGCAATGGATATTCTCAGGAAAGAGTTCAGGGTCCAGCCCGAGGAAGCAGATCCAAAGCAGTACGAGGAAGCGCTTTTCGAGGCGAAATCGATCTGCGATTCTGAAAAGGAGAAAGTTAAGGAACTCGGCGGGCTTCATATCCTTTCGGTCGAAAGACACGAGGCGAGGAGGATAGACAACCAGTTTAGGGGAAGAGCGGGAAGGCAGGGAGATGACGGATCTTCAAGATTCTATGTTTCCCTTGAAGACGACTTGATGCGCATTTTCGCCTCGGAGAGGATAACGGGTGTCATGGACAAGCTCGGGTGGGAGGAAGGAGAGCCGATTGAGCACTCGATGATAAGCAAGTCGATTGAGAACGCCCAGAAAAAGGTCGAGGGAAGGAATTTTGACATCCGCAAACATCTCCTGAGATACGATGATGTTCTCAACACTCAAAGGGACGTCGTCTACAGGCAGCGCCGCGAGATTCTCGAGGGCGGTGAGAGCCTGAGAGAGATAGTTTTTACGTCTTCAGAAGATATCGTTCGGGAATCCGTGGGCAGTTACCTGGCAGGGCGGGAAGACCGCCCGGAATCTGATTTCTCCGAACTCTGCGAAGTTATCGGGAGGATTTTCGGAACGGAGATCGAGATAGAGGCCTCCGGCAAGGCGGACGGCGAAGTCATAACGGAAGAAGTCACCGGAAAGCTGATCGCCGCATACCGGGAAAAAGAGGAGAGGATAGGTTCTGAAAACCTCTCGCAGGTCGAACGCTACGTCATGCTTCAGCACATAGACTATCTATGGAAGGACCATCTTCTTAACATGGATCACCTGAGAGAAGGGGTGGGACTCAGGGGATACGCGCAGAAAGACCCCCTCCGGGAATATACAAAAGAGGGCTTCGACATGTTTGCCCTCATGATGGACAAGTTCAGGATGGACGTTTGCTCCAATCTTTTCAGGATACAGCCCGCGAGCGAAGAGCAGATCGAGGAACTTGAGAGAAGAAGGGAGCTTGAGGAGAAGAAAATGGTGCTCGGGCGGGGAGAAGGGGCTGAAGAAAAGGCCAAGACCCCGGTCAGGAGAACGCAGAAGAAAGTCGGTCGGAACGACCCGTGCCCCTGTGGCAGCGGCAAGAAATACAAAAAGTGCTGCGGTCGATGA
- the thiD gene encoding bifunctional hydroxymethylpyrimidine kinase/phosphomethylpyrimidine kinase, whose protein sequence is MPRALTVAGSDSGGGAGIQADLKTFTALGVYGLSVLTSVTAQNTLEVSAIHDLPEQFVGLQFDAVMSDIGCDAAKLGMLSNEKIIEIVAEKIDLYGIEKLVVDPVMSSKGGTTLLKDSTELLKKEIIPRALIVTPNIPEAEILSSVSISGISDMKTAAEKIYSFGAKAVLVKGGHLAKDHPAVDLFFDGETFKELVSERIETKNTHGTGCTFSAAVCAFLAKGMSLPVSLENSKAFVTEAIRNSLEIGKGHGPLNHLGKT, encoded by the coding sequence ATCCCAAGAGCGCTTACCGTTGCCGGGTCCGATTCAGGAGGAGGGGCAGGGATCCAGGCTGACCTTAAAACTTTCACTGCTTTGGGAGTGTACGGACTTTCCGTGCTCACCTCCGTTACCGCCCAGAACACCCTGGAGGTAAGCGCGATCCATGATCTTCCCGAGCAGTTTGTGGGACTGCAGTTTGACGCCGTGATGAGCGATATAGGCTGCGACGCGGCGAAGCTCGGAATGCTTTCCAATGAAAAAATCATTGAGATCGTGGCGGAAAAAATAGACCTCTATGGAATTGAAAAGCTCGTTGTCGATCCCGTGATGAGTTCAAAAGGCGGAACCACTCTTTTAAAAGACTCAACGGAACTTCTAAAAAAAGAGATTATCCCAAGGGCGCTCATAGTGACTCCGAACATACCCGAGGCAGAAATACTGAGTTCTGTTAGCATAAGCGGCATAAGCGATATGAAGACCGCAGCCGAGAAGATCTACTCGTTTGGAGCGAAAGCGGTTCTTGTAAAAGGGGGCCATCTCGCAAAAGATCACCCGGCGGTAGATCTTTTTTTCGACGGAGAAACATTCAAAGAACTGGTTAGCGAGAGAATCGAGACGAAGAACACCCACGGAACCGGCTGCACCTTTTCGGCGGCCGTGTGCGCTTTTCTGGCGAAGGGAATGTCTCTTCCGGTTTCCCTTGAGAATTCAAAAGCCTTTGTGACGGAAGCGATAAGAAACTCTCTGGAGATAGGAAAGGGCCACGGGCCCCTTAATCACCTCGGAAAAACCTGA
- the smc gene encoding chromosome segregation protein SMC yields MNAAMPGRDSPMRIKALEIAGFKSFYLKTRIDFSEGITAIVGPNGCGKSNILDAIRWVIGEHNPRQLRAGGMEDVISNGSAELKPLGMADVSLVLEEVEGFGFEEVRIRRKLYRSGESEYSINGVKCRLKDITEMLLDTGVGARAYSIVEQGQVESFILSKPDEKRKFIEEVAGIEKYKLRRKETRSRIESTRENLSRVLDMKREVSDRIEAVALQAKRAREYEELTGRARSLEFDVLSAKLSGSRQRKEALLEKKLGAEQFVVSADTELEQKRGLLQEAKEKNSVSGQDLGSLEKEIYELRAQKRENEYRRASIEREITGISSYVGNIEAEIESLGREVSEMEERSSRAGLQSEELKNTRLSASEEILREEQNLVTLKSEWEQDKKELEETADLVSDVMTRRSSLGSTIGAFSKELEELEEKKEALEGEASALGLEKLECEKRLASLRRREGEIKDEFTSAVKEKEEIDSRLYDLRVEHEKKLGELRGLEGRKKDCVSRVEALNKIQSNYEWLPDATRKFVLERKQRGVLGVVSDFVSVPRNYERAVEAAFGEKLNWIVVEGSTEAVAAVELLREFDAGRGTFIPATDRFAANGSGNGNGSVNGSGKPDATSLNSLLDVKVIEKSLVDSMLQEVYITSDLREAISLKDRTGNGACFATLEGDYVDSHGAVTGGKSLAGVFERKREIEELEGQTQTLLADIEKLESVCRTLREEMDALESRRGQVEELLRRCEISSVENAKDRSNAETRIEELGARIGNLEVQRNELERKLGSKNRTVEEMESLIEQLDGQRSALESKYGEIEKRALGFAEEEKALQEKVTKLRIENAGVLEREKALEHEISEAERIKAVINEKLSLRTKDGELKKQESEALALSRRQAEEEFEKICSDLGLREESFGELRERVSHYAEDLRRSEEEFEAASQELSSRRERLASAQAQLERAEDEFEYLSERYAETFGDATPDASQSPNLSHVSIPDAERELKTLRRRVENFGPVNLLAPEEYEQLEERNGFLQRQTDDLARALDYLEGAIRKLDRESVSRFREAFETVNGKFSETFCKLFENGEARLELTDPRNLLETGVEVMIRPGGKRFQPINLLSGGEKALSAIAVIISACLVKPVPFVFLDEIDAALDEVNTVRFNKILSEIAAHSQVAVITHNRKTMHEADALIGITADGTAASRVVSVKLDA; encoded by the coding sequence GTGAACGCAGCGATGCCGGGCCGCGATTCTCCCATGAGAATTAAAGCACTTGAAATAGCAGGTTTTAAATCTTTTTACCTGAAGACGAGAATAGATTTCTCCGAGGGGATAACCGCGATAGTCGGTCCCAACGGCTGCGGAAAATCCAATATTCTCGATGCCATCAGGTGGGTAATCGGCGAACATAACCCGAGACAGCTGCGCGCGGGGGGCATGGAAGACGTTATCTCCAACGGGAGCGCCGAGCTCAAGCCCCTGGGCATGGCCGACGTGTCTCTGGTTCTCGAGGAGGTCGAGGGTTTCGGTTTCGAGGAAGTCAGAATCCGGAGGAAACTTTACCGCTCGGGAGAGAGCGAATACAGCATAAACGGGGTCAAATGCCGTCTCAAGGACATAACCGAGATGCTTCTTGACACCGGAGTGGGTGCGAGGGCCTATTCGATTGTCGAACAGGGCCAGGTTGAATCCTTCATACTGTCGAAGCCCGATGAGAAAAGAAAGTTCATAGAGGAAGTAGCGGGGATCGAGAAGTACAAACTCAGAAGAAAGGAAACCAGAAGCAGGATAGAGTCGACCAGGGAGAACCTCTCCCGCGTCCTTGATATGAAGCGCGAGGTCTCGGACCGTATTGAGGCCGTGGCGCTTCAGGCAAAGCGCGCCAGAGAATACGAGGAGCTTACCGGGCGGGCCCGCTCGCTTGAATTTGATGTTCTCTCGGCCAAGCTCTCAGGCTCGCGGCAGCGCAAAGAAGCGCTTCTTGAAAAAAAGCTCGGGGCGGAGCAGTTCGTTGTCTCGGCAGATACCGAGCTTGAGCAAAAGCGCGGACTGCTTCAAGAGGCGAAGGAGAAAAACTCCGTTTCAGGCCAGGATCTGGGTTCCCTTGAGAAGGAGATCTACGAGCTTCGGGCACAGAAAAGGGAAAACGAGTACCGCAGGGCCTCGATCGAACGGGAGATCACCGGGATTTCAAGCTACGTAGGGAACATTGAAGCCGAGATAGAGAGCCTCGGGCGCGAAGTTTCGGAGATGGAGGAGAGAAGCAGCCGCGCCGGGCTCCAGTCAGAGGAGCTTAAGAACACGCGTCTTTCTGCTTCCGAGGAAATTTTGCGCGAGGAACAGAACCTCGTGACCTTAAAAAGCGAATGGGAGCAGGACAAAAAGGAACTTGAAGAAACTGCAGACCTGGTCTCTGACGTGATGACCAGAAGAAGCTCGCTTGGAAGCACGATAGGCGCTTTCTCAAAGGAGCTTGAGGAGCTTGAGGAGAAAAAAGAGGCACTTGAGGGGGAGGCTTCCGCCTTGGGACTTGAAAAGCTCGAGTGCGAGAAAAGACTTGCTTCGCTTCGCCGCCGGGAAGGGGAAATAAAAGACGAATTCACCTCGGCCGTCAAGGAAAAAGAAGAAATCGATTCGCGTCTTTACGACCTCAGGGTTGAGCATGAGAAGAAACTCGGCGAACTGAGGGGTCTTGAAGGCAGGAAAAAAGACTGCGTCTCTAGGGTGGAGGCCCTTAACAAAATACAGAGCAACTACGAATGGCTTCCTGACGCCACGCGCAAGTTCGTGCTCGAGCGCAAGCAAAGAGGAGTGCTGGGGGTTGTTTCCGATTTCGTCTCCGTCCCGAGAAACTACGAAAGAGCGGTCGAGGCGGCCTTCGGGGAAAAACTCAACTGGATAGTGGTCGAAGGGAGCACGGAGGCGGTCGCCGCGGTCGAGCTTCTAAGGGAGTTTGATGCGGGAAGGGGAACCTTCATACCGGCAACCGACCGGTTCGCGGCAAACGGCTCGGGCAATGGAAACGGGAGTGTCAACGGAAGCGGCAAGCCGGATGCGACCTCCCTTAACAGCCTCCTTGACGTGAAAGTGATAGAGAAGAGCCTTGTTGACTCGATGCTGCAGGAAGTTTACATCACTTCCGATCTGCGGGAAGCCATCAGTCTTAAGGACCGGACGGGAAACGGCGCGTGCTTCGCCACCCTCGAAGGGGACTACGTCGATTCCCACGGGGCCGTGACGGGCGGAAAATCCCTGGCAGGGGTGTTTGAGAGAAAAAGGGAAATCGAGGAGCTTGAGGGGCAGACACAGACCCTTTTGGCCGACATAGAGAAACTGGAGTCTGTCTGCAGGACGCTTAGAGAGGAGATGGATGCGCTTGAGAGCCGCCGGGGGCAGGTAGAGGAACTTCTTCGGCGCTGCGAGATAAGCTCGGTTGAGAACGCAAAGGACCGCTCGAACGCAGAGACCAGGATAGAAGAGCTGGGGGCGAGAATCGGGAACCTTGAGGTGCAGCGCAACGAGCTCGAGCGCAAGCTGGGGAGCAAAAACCGCACCGTCGAGGAGATGGAGTCGCTTATAGAGCAGCTTGACGGTCAAAGAAGCGCCCTTGAATCAAAATACGGGGAAATCGAAAAACGGGCTCTCGGGTTTGCCGAGGAGGAAAAAGCTCTTCAGGAGAAAGTGACGAAGCTCAGGATAGAGAACGCCGGGGTTCTTGAAAGGGAAAAGGCCCTTGAGCACGAGATATCGGAAGCCGAGAGAATAAAGGCGGTTATAAACGAGAAGCTTTCCCTTAGAACAAAGGATGGGGAACTTAAAAAACAGGAGAGCGAAGCGCTTGCCCTGTCGAGACGCCAGGCGGAAGAGGAGTTTGAGAAGATCTGCAGCGACCTAGGCTTAAGAGAAGAGTCCTTCGGGGAACTTAGGGAAAGGGTGTCGCACTACGCAGAGGATCTCCGCAGAAGCGAAGAGGAATTCGAGGCCGCATCACAAGAACTTTCCTCGCGAAGAGAGCGGCTTGCCTCGGCCCAGGCGCAGCTTGAGCGTGCGGAGGATGAGTTTGAGTATCTGAGCGAACGGTACGCGGAGACATTCGGCGATGCTACGCCCGATGCCTCGCAAAGCCCGAATCTCTCCCATGTTTCGATACCCGATGCGGAGAGGGAACTTAAGACGCTTCGGCGGCGCGTAGAGAATTTCGGTCCCGTGAACCTGCTTGCGCCCGAGGAATACGAGCAGCTTGAAGAGAGAAACGGGTTTCTCCAGCGCCAGACCGATGACCTCGCCCGGGCGCTTGATTACCTCGAAGGCGCTATAAGGAAGCTTGACAGGGAGTCAGTTTCAAGGTTCCGGGAGGCGTTTGAGACCGTAAACGGGAAATTCAGTGAAACCTTCTGCAAGCTTTTCGAAAACGGAGAGGCTCGCCTTGAGCTTACAGACCCCAGGAACCTGCTTGAAACCGGAGTGGAGGTCATGATCAGGCCCGGAGGAAAGCGCTTCCAGCCGATAAACCTGCTCTCGGGAGGGGAAAAGGCGCTTTCGGCCATAGCGGTCATAATCTCCGCATGCCTGGTAAAGCCCGTTCCCTTTGTGTTCCTAGATGAAATAGATGCCGCGCTTGACGAAGTGAACACGGTAAGATTCAACAAGATCCTGAGCGAGATAGCGGCCCATTCCCAGGTGGCCGTCATCACGCACAACAGAAAAACCATGCACGAGGCTGACGCGCTTATAGGAATAACCGCGGACGGTACCGCCGCTTCGAGGGTCGTAAGCGTGAAGCTTGACGCCTGA